The window TGTAGGGAAAGGTCTTGACCTTTCCGAGCGGGCGAAGATTCGCCCGCCGGGTCGTCCGGGAAGCCGACCCTTGCAACGCGGACGGCCAATGGCCGCCCCTACGAGGTTTTTCCGAATTGTAGGGCGGGATGACCACATCCCGCCTTTCCCTACAGGAACGACGGGCGCGTCGCATTAAAGATCACGCCAAAAACAATCTATTAAACATTTTTGGGTTCGATTTTACTTACAAATAAAAACCGGAATTAAAAGATATTGACGAAAACCACCCCATAGAGTAAAATGGTTCGGTTGCGGGGCTAAATCGCCTTTGTTTTTTTAATTTTTTTAACGATCGGCATCCAAATCATAAAATCATTACGTGTGCAAATTAAGGAGAATCAAACCCAAGTGTTAAACAGCAAACAGGAAATTGCGCGGCGCAGAACTTTCGCCATCATCTCCCACCCCGATGCGGGGAAAACCACCCTGACCGAAAAGCTTTTGCTGTACGGCGGCGCGATCAGAGAGGCAGGCAGCATCAAAGGCAGAAAAGCCCGTTATGCCGTGTCCGACTGGATGGAGATCGAAAAGCAGCGCGGCATCTCCGTCACCTCAAGTGTGATGAATTTCGACTATGAGGGCTTTCGCATCAACATATTGGACACGCCCGGACATCAGGATTTCAGCGAGGACGCATACCGTACCCTGATCGCTGCCGACAGCGCCGTGATGCTGCTCGACGGCGCAAAAGGCGTGGAGGAACAGACAAAAAAGCTGTTCCACGTCTGCAAAAAGCGCGGAATTCCGATTTTCACTTTCGTGAACAAGATGGACCGCGTATGTAAAAATCCGTTTGATTTGCAGGACGAGCTGGAAAAAACACTTGGCATTCGCTCCTATCCGGTGACATGGCCGGTTGGGGTGAACGGCGAGTTTAAAGGGGTATACAACCGCCCGTTGGGACGCCTGGAGCTGTTTCAGTCCTCCGGCAGCCACGGCACGCAGAAGCTCGCCTCCCGCCAGATTGATATCGCCGATCCCGCGCTTGATGACTTTATCGGGGCGAAAGCGGCAGCAGCGCTGCGGGAGGACATTGCTCTGCTCGATACAGCGGGCGATGTGTTTGACATTGAGCGCGTTCTCGACGGGACTTTGACGCCCATGTTCTTCGGCAGTGCGATGACCAATTTCGGTGTTCAGCAGTTTCTGGAGGATTTTATTAAAATGGCTCCTCCGCCCGGTAAGCGAAACACCAACAAGGGGATGATCGAGCCGACGGATGATCAGTTTTCCGGCTTCATCTTCAAAATACAGGCGAATATGGATCCGAAACATCGTGACCGGCTGGCATTTATCCGCATTTGCTCCGGCAGATACGAAAAAGATATGAGTGTTTATAACGTCCGCATCGGCAAACAGGTACGCCTTGCCCAGCCCCAGCAGTTTTTGGCGCAGGACCGCACCGTGGTTGAGGACGCCTATGCAGGAGATATTATCGGCGTATTTGATGCCGGGACGTTTAATTTGGGGGATACCCTTCACACTGCAAAGGAACCCTTCAGCTTTGATCCCATCCCCATGTTCCCGGCGGAGCATTTTGCCATTGTGTCAACCCTCGAAATCAGCAAGCGCAAGCAGTTTACCAAAGGGATGGAGCAGCTGATGATGGAAGGTGCGATCCAGGTGTTTCGCAATTCCGATTACGGGGTTGAGAAATATATCGTGGGCGTTGCCGGAGAACTCCAGCTTGAAGTGCTGGCGTATCGCATGTTGGGCGAATACGGCGTAAACGTACATGTGGAACCGCTTCCCGCGCAGTATGCGCGCTGGACTTCTCCCGAAACTTCACGTGACTTGCTGCCGTATTCAAGCGATATTATGCGCGTAACGGATTCGCGGGAGCGGCCGGTGTTCCTGTTCAATGGTCGCTGGGTCCTGCAAAGGGCAGAAGAAAAAAACCCCGACCTTCAGTTTTTGGATATCGCGCCTTAAAAGGTGAATGCCATAAATTAAATACGCAATAAGCCAAACAAAGCTCTCCTACGAATACAGTGGGGGGCTTTTTTTGATGAAAATACGCCGTAGGGGCGGCTATTGGCCGCCCGTTGTAGGGGTCGTCTTTCAGACGACCCGGTTTGTTCGAAACGGACGCGCAATG of the Oscillospiraceae bacterium genome contains:
- a CDS encoding peptide chain release factor 3; protein product: MLNSKQEIARRRTFAIISHPDAGKTTLTEKLLLYGGAIREAGSIKGRKARYAVSDWMEIEKQRGISVTSSVMNFDYEGFRINILDTPGHQDFSEDAYRTLIAADSAVMLLDGAKGVEEQTKKLFHVCKKRGIPIFTFVNKMDRVCKNPFDLQDELEKTLGIRSYPVTWPVGVNGEFKGVYNRPLGRLELFQSSGSHGTQKLASRQIDIADPALDDFIGAKAAAALREDIALLDTAGDVFDIERVLDGTLTPMFFGSAMTNFGVQQFLEDFIKMAPPPGKRNTNKGMIEPTDDQFSGFIFKIQANMDPKHRDRLAFIRICSGRYEKDMSVYNVRIGKQVRLAQPQQFLAQDRTVVEDAYAGDIIGVFDAGTFNLGDTLHTAKEPFSFDPIPMFPAEHFAIVSTLEISKRKQFTKGMEQLMMEGAIQVFRNSDYGVEKYIVGVAGELQLEVLAYRMLGEYGVNVHVEPLPAQYARWTSPETSRDLLPYSSDIMRVTDSRERPVFLFNGRWVLQRAEEKNPDLQFLDIAP